A single window of Microbacterium oryzae DNA harbors:
- a CDS encoding mechanosensitive ion channel family protein, which yields MLPLDVEQPVDAASLAWGWGTVAIAVAAALAAAFVCTWVLGVVMRTLGRRRELFTRLSRRLRSPLFWTILAVGLWVATAQPLEQVAPALAGAIRYTLKLASIITIGWLIASILLFLVDGLLARSVPDGDADYTLRRRRTQILIIRRLVIVVVVVLTAGTILMTIPGAESFGTSLLASAGVASIVAGIAAQSTLGNVVAGMQLAFSDALRVGDTVEVDGEFGVVEELTLTYVVVQIWDDRRLVLPSTYFTTTPYANWTRSQTQLTGVVLIDVDWGVDLDGLRAELQRVVESAPSWDGRSAGLVMVDARADAVQVRATVTAANSGDLWDLRCLVRERLVAYVSRRGESLPARRVRVEERGDGQTLEQAPGRAHEPADRSRGRRRRAAERLGRVSRRNLEG from the coding sequence ATGCTCCCTCTCGACGTCGAACAGCCCGTGGACGCCGCCTCGCTCGCCTGGGGGTGGGGTACCGTCGCCATCGCCGTGGCGGCCGCGCTCGCCGCCGCGTTCGTGTGCACCTGGGTGCTCGGGGTCGTCATGCGCACCCTTGGGCGCCGTCGCGAGCTCTTCACGCGGCTCTCCCGTCGACTGCGCTCGCCGCTGTTCTGGACCATCCTGGCGGTCGGCCTCTGGGTGGCGACCGCGCAGCCGCTCGAGCAGGTCGCGCCCGCCCTGGCCGGCGCCATCCGCTACACCCTGAAGCTCGCCTCGATCATCACGATCGGCTGGCTCATCGCGAGCATCCTGCTCTTCCTCGTCGACGGCCTGCTCGCGCGCAGCGTTCCGGATGGCGATGCCGACTACACGCTGCGCCGTCGCCGCACGCAGATCCTCATCATCCGGCGGCTCGTCATCGTGGTCGTCGTGGTGCTCACCGCCGGCACGATCCTCATGACGATCCCGGGCGCGGAGAGCTTCGGGACCTCGCTGCTCGCGTCGGCCGGCGTCGCATCGATCGTCGCCGGCATCGCCGCGCAGTCCACGCTCGGCAACGTCGTCGCCGGCATGCAGCTGGCGTTCTCCGACGCGCTGCGCGTGGGCGACACCGTCGAGGTGGACGGCGAGTTCGGCGTCGTCGAGGAGCTCACCCTCACCTACGTCGTCGTTCAGATCTGGGACGACCGGCGCCTCGTGCTGCCGTCGACCTACTTCACGACCACGCCCTACGCCAACTGGACGCGCTCGCAGACGCAGCTCACCGGCGTCGTGCTCATCGACGTGGACTGGGGAGTCGACCTCGACGGCCTCCGCGCGGAGCTGCAGCGCGTCGTCGAGTCCGCTCCCTCGTGGGATGGCCGCTCGGCCGGTCTCGTCATGGTCGACGCCCGCGCCGACGCCGTGCAGGTGCGCGCGACGGTGACCGCGGCGAACTCCGGCGACCTGTGGGACCTCCGCTGCCTCGTGCGCGAGCGTCTCGTCGCGTACGTCTCCCGACGGGGCGAGTCGCTCCCCGCGCGGCGGGTGCGGGTGGAGGAGCGCGGCGACGGGCAGACCCTCGAGCAGGCTCCGGGCCGCGCGCACGAGCCAGCCGACCGCTCCCGCGGGCGTCGGCGGCGGGCCGCGGAGCGCCTCGGCCGGGTCTCCCGACGTAACCTGGAGGGATGA
- a CDS encoding class I SAM-dependent methyltransferase — translation MDQGELDALLTSEGLALLDALDPVETTADVARAVSRLRAEGHSPDLVSAVVGQSRLRLRAEAKFGPFASRMLFTRAGVEQATRMAVAAHHAARFRRAGIGRVADLGCGIGGDALAFAGSGLDVLAVDADPVTAALAAYNLRPFGDAVEVRSARAEEVDLAGWDAVWLDPARRTAGHSETRRVAPSDYSPSLDWAHELGERMPVGMKLGPAHDREAIPDGVEAQWVSVDGSTVEVVLWSGALAREGVGRAALVIRGEASHELTSAGDTEDEPVRELGAFLHEPEGAVIRARLVGEVARSLEAGPVAPGIAYLTGDAAVTTPFVTSFRVRETLPADAKALAKALRARGIGTLEIKKRGVDIDPALFRKKLNLRGDESATLFVTRIGGKRTAILADRV, via the coding sequence ATGGATCAGGGAGAACTCGACGCGCTGCTCACCTCCGAGGGGCTCGCGCTGCTCGACGCCCTCGACCCCGTCGAGACGACCGCCGACGTCGCCCGCGCGGTCTCCCGCCTGCGCGCGGAGGGACACTCCCCCGACCTCGTCTCCGCCGTCGTCGGCCAGTCGCGGCTGCGCCTGCGCGCCGAGGCGAAGTTCGGCCCGTTCGCCTCGCGCATGCTGTTCACGCGCGCGGGTGTCGAGCAGGCGACGCGGATGGCCGTGGCCGCGCACCACGCGGCGCGCTTCCGTCGGGCGGGCATCGGCCGGGTCGCCGACCTCGGCTGCGGCATCGGCGGCGACGCGCTCGCGTTCGCCGGCAGCGGGCTCGACGTGCTCGCGGTCGATGCCGATCCGGTGACCGCCGCCCTCGCCGCCTACAACCTCCGCCCGTTCGGGGATGCGGTCGAGGTGCGCTCCGCCCGCGCGGAAGAAGTCGACCTGGCCGGGTGGGACGCCGTCTGGCTCGACCCGGCCCGGCGCACGGCCGGGCACTCCGAGACGCGGCGCGTGGCGCCATCCGATTACTCGCCGTCGCTTGACTGGGCGCACGAGCTGGGCGAGCGGATGCCCGTGGGCATGAAGCTCGGACCAGCGCACGACCGCGAGGCGATTCCGGACGGCGTCGAGGCGCAGTGGGTGAGCGTGGACGGGTCCACCGTCGAGGTCGTGCTGTGGTCGGGCGCGCTCGCCCGCGAGGGCGTGGGGCGCGCGGCACTCGTCATCCGCGGCGAGGCCTCGCACGAGCTCACCAGTGCGGGCGACACGGAGGACGAGCCGGTGCGCGAGCTCGGGGCGTTCCTGCACGAGCCCGAGGGTGCGGTCATCCGCGCGCGGCTGGTCGGCGAGGTGGCGCGGTCGCTCGAGGCGGGGCCGGTGGCGCCGGGCATCGCGTACCTCACGGGCGACGCGGCGGTGACGACGCCGTTCGTGACGTCGTTCCGCGTGCGCGAGACGCTCCCCGCCGATGCGAAGGCGCTCGCGAAGGCCCTGCGCGCGCGAGGCATCGGCACGCTGGAGATCAAGAAGCGCGGCGTCGACATCGACCCGGCGCTGTTCCGGAAGAAGCTGAACCTGCGGGGCGACGAGTCCGCGACGCTGTTCGTGACGCGCATCGGCGGCAAGCGGACGGCCATCCTTGCCGACCGCGTGTGA
- the tsaB gene encoding tRNA (adenosine(37)-N6)-threonylcarbamoyltransferase complex dimerization subunit type 1 TsaB, with protein MILAVDTSLGSGAAVVAPDGEIRSAVESENALGHAEVIGTLLERALADAGVAAGDITHVAAGMGPGPFTGLRIGIAAARVFALGRGIPVLPVVSHDAVALELLETHPDGGFAVTTDARRRENAISVYGEPDGWRLPRRVAGPELRPRDADLAADLLLASLRFPEEMSSQEEESRTGVLPNAHLLPNSVIFAATRIPIGMLGRVAAIRLGAGEAPDVDEPLYLRSPDVKMPAPRKKVSA; from the coding sequence ATGATCCTGGCCGTCGACACCTCCCTCGGCTCGGGCGCGGCGGTCGTCGCGCCCGACGGCGAGATCCGCTCCGCCGTCGAGAGCGAGAACGCCCTCGGGCACGCCGAGGTGATCGGCACGCTCCTCGAGCGCGCGCTCGCCGACGCGGGCGTCGCGGCCGGCGACATCACGCATGTCGCGGCGGGAATGGGACCGGGGCCGTTCACCGGCCTGCGCATCGGCATCGCCGCCGCGCGCGTATTCGCACTGGGCCGCGGCATCCCCGTGCTGCCCGTCGTGAGCCACGACGCCGTCGCACTGGAGCTCCTCGAGACGCATCCCGACGGCGGATTCGCCGTGACCACCGACGCCCGCCGTCGGGAGAACGCGATCTCGGTCTACGGCGAGCCCGACGGATGGCGCCTGCCGCGCCGAGTCGCGGGGCCCGAGCTCCGCCCGCGTGACGCCGACCTCGCGGCGGACCTCCTGCTCGCGAGCCTGCGCTTTCCGGAGGAGATGAGCAGTCAGGAGGAGGAATCCCGCACAGGGGTCCTCCCGAACGCACATCTCCTCCCGAACTCCGTGATCTTCGCGGCCACGCGCATCCCGATCGGGATGCTGGGCCGGGTCGCGGCCATCCGCCTCGGCGCCGGTGAAGCGCCCGACGTCGACGAGCCGCTGTACCTGCGGTCGCCCGATGTGAAGATGCCCGCGCCGCGGAAGAAGGTGAGCGCGTGA
- the tsaE gene encoding tRNA (adenosine(37)-N6)-threonylcarbamoyltransferase complex ATPase subunit type 1 TsaE translates to MIPDDLLGTHDVPTASDMEELGRRLGAHLEAGDLVVLTGPLGAGKTTLTRGLAEKLGVRGPIQSPTFVIARTHPSLVGGVPLVHADAYRLSSALELDDLDIDVDGSVVVMEWGRDKVEGLRDVWWDVEITRPVGGRGSDTMCGDLSRASAELDEDAPRVVRIERRTAA, encoded by the coding sequence ATGATTCCCGACGACCTGCTCGGCACGCACGACGTGCCCACCGCATCCGACATGGAAGAGCTCGGGCGCCGCCTCGGCGCGCACCTGGAAGCGGGCGACCTCGTCGTCCTCACCGGGCCGCTCGGCGCGGGCAAGACGACGCTGACGCGCGGCCTCGCCGAGAAGCTCGGCGTGCGCGGGCCCATCCAGAGCCCCACCTTCGTCATCGCGCGCACGCACCCGTCGCTCGTCGGGGGAGTGCCGCTCGTGCATGCCGACGCCTACCGCCTGTCGTCGGCGCTCGAGCTCGACGATCTCGACATCGACGTGGACGGCTCCGTCGTCGTCATGGAGTGGGGCCGCGACAAGGTCGAGGGCTTGCGCGACGTGTGGTGGGACGTGGAGATCACGCGGCCCGTCGGCGGCCGCGGCTCCGACACGATGTGCGGCGACCTGTCGCGCGCATCGGCCGAGCTCGACGAAGACGCCCCGCGCGTCGTCCGGATCGAGCGGCGCACCGCCGCATGA
- the tsaD gene encoding tRNA (adenosine(37)-N6)-threonylcarbamoyltransferase complex transferase subunit TsaD gives MTPAEPLVLGIETSCDETGIGIVRGRTLLSNTIASSMDEHARFGGVVPEVAARAHLEAMQPAIEQAVAEAGIRLADVDAVAVTSGPGLAGALMVGVGAAKALAVSLEKPLYAVNHLVGHIAADLLADDSEPLEYPTVALLVSGGHTSLLLVRDLTSDVELLGETVDDAAGEAFDKVARILGLPYPGGPEIDRAAVGGDPDAIRFPRGLSRASDREKHRWDFSFSGLKTAVARWTEQREAEGEAIPMADVAASFREAVVDVLVTKALDACAEHGVPRLLLGGGVIANRRLREVALARAEAAGVTVRIPPLRLCTDNGAMIAALASELIQSGRRPSTLAFGADSTLPVTEIQVAPVP, from the coding sequence ATGACCCCCGCCGAACCCCTCGTCCTCGGCATCGAGACGAGCTGCGACGAGACCGGAATCGGGATCGTCCGCGGCCGCACGCTGCTGTCGAACACGATCGCGAGCTCCATGGACGAGCACGCACGCTTCGGCGGCGTCGTGCCCGAGGTGGCCGCACGCGCGCACCTCGAGGCGATGCAGCCCGCGATCGAGCAGGCCGTGGCCGAGGCCGGCATCCGCCTCGCCGACGTCGATGCCGTCGCCGTGACGAGCGGCCCGGGTCTCGCCGGCGCGCTCATGGTGGGTGTCGGGGCCGCGAAGGCGCTCGCCGTCTCGCTCGAGAAGCCGCTGTACGCCGTGAACCACCTCGTCGGCCACATCGCCGCGGACCTCCTCGCCGACGACAGCGAGCCGCTCGAGTACCCGACGGTCGCGCTCCTCGTCTCGGGCGGGCACACCTCGCTGCTGCTCGTCCGCGACCTCACGAGCGACGTCGAGCTGCTGGGCGAGACCGTGGACGACGCCGCCGGCGAGGCGTTCGACAAGGTCGCGCGCATCCTCGGGCTGCCCTACCCGGGCGGCCCCGAGATCGACCGGGCGGCCGTCGGCGGCGACCCCGACGCCATCCGCTTCCCCCGCGGCCTCTCGCGGGCGAGCGACCGCGAGAAGCACCGCTGGGACTTCTCCTTCTCCGGCCTCAAGACCGCCGTCGCGCGGTGGACGGAGCAGCGCGAGGCCGAGGGCGAGGCCATCCCGATGGCGGATGTCGCGGCGAGCTTCCGCGAGGCCGTGGTCGACGTTCTCGTGACCAAGGCCCTCGACGCGTGCGCCGAGCACGGCGTACCGCGCCTGCTGCTCGGCGGCGGGGTCATCGCGAACCGCCGCCTGCGCGAGGTCGCGCTCGCCCGCGCGGAGGCCGCCGGCGTCACCGTGCGCATCCCGCCGCTGCGCCTCTGCACCGACAACGGCGCGATGATCGCCGCGCTCGCGTCGGAGCTCATCCAGAGCGGACGCCGCCCGTCGACGCTCGCGTTCGGCGCGGACTCCACGCTGCCCGTCACCGAGATCCAGGTCGCGCCGGTGCCATGA
- the rimI gene encoding ribosomal protein S18-alanine N-acetyltransferase, which produces MNIRPATILDLPPIIALERASFPTDAWSEAMMREELGSEHGHYLVLEQAGQVVGYAGLRALPGSKDADVQTIAVAESARGRGQGRALLRSLVEEADRRRVREVFLEVRADNPVAQALYASEGFTELGRRPGYYQPDDVDAIVMRLDVPAWRAARTPDPADAGACS; this is translated from the coding sequence GTGAACATCCGGCCCGCGACCATCCTCGATCTGCCCCCGATCATCGCGCTCGAGCGCGCATCGTTCCCCACCGACGCGTGGAGCGAGGCGATGATGCGCGAGGAGCTCGGCTCCGAGCACGGGCACTATCTCGTCCTCGAGCAGGCGGGGCAGGTCGTCGGCTATGCCGGCCTGCGCGCGCTGCCCGGCTCGAAGGACGCCGACGTGCAGACGATCGCCGTCGCCGAGAGCGCTCGCGGCCGCGGCCAGGGGCGCGCGCTGCTGCGCTCGCTCGTGGAGGAGGCCGACCGGCGCCGCGTGCGCGAGGTGTTCCTCGAGGTGCGCGCGGACAATCCCGTCGCCCAGGCGCTGTATGCGAGCGAGGGCTTCACCGAGCTCGGACGCCGCCCCGGGTACTACCAACCCGACGATGTGGATGCGATCGTGATGCGCCTCGACGTCCCCGCGTGGCGCGCCGCGCGCACCCCCGACCCTGCCGATGCCGGAGCCTGCTCATGA
- the groES gene encoding co-chaperone GroES — MSVSIKPLEDRIVIKQVEAEQTTASGLVIPDTAKEKPQEGEVVAVGPGRIDDNGNRVPLDVAVGDRVLYSKYGGTEVKFGADEYLVLSARDVLAVVVR; from the coding sequence GTGTCGGTTTCCATCAAGCCGCTCGAGGACCGCATCGTCATCAAGCAGGTCGAGGCCGAGCAGACCACCGCCAGCGGTCTGGTCATCCCCGACACCGCCAAGGAGAAGCCCCAGGAGGGCGAGGTCGTGGCCGTGGGTCCCGGCCGCATCGACGACAACGGCAACCGCGTTCCGCTCGACGTCGCCGTCGGCGACCGCGTCCTGTACAGCAAGTACGGCGGAACCGAGGTCAAGTTCGGCGCCGACGAGTACCTGGTGCTCTCGGCCCGCGACGTGCTCGCGGTCGTCGTCCGCTGA
- a CDS encoding metal ABC transporter ATP-binding protein, giving the protein MTPAIELADITVRYGDILALDGASIAVEPGRVTALIGMNGSGKSTLFKTALGLIRPDEGRVRIEGGSPATARRRGVVGYVPQSEDVDWAFPVSVRDVVMMGRFGRQGITRRPRPEDRAAVATALERVDLADLADRQIGQLSGGQRKRAFVARGIAQGARILLLDEPFAGVDKRSEATIVRLLRELAADGCAVLVSTHDLHALPQLADEAVLLLRRPLFHGPVDVALRPENLAKAFGLEGVA; this is encoded by the coding sequence ATGACCCCCGCCATCGAACTCGCCGACATCACCGTGCGGTACGGCGACATCCTCGCCCTCGACGGGGCGTCGATCGCCGTCGAGCCCGGCCGCGTGACCGCGCTCATCGGCATGAACGGCTCCGGCAAGTCGACGCTGTTCAAGACCGCGCTGGGGCTCATCCGCCCGGACGAGGGGAGGGTGCGCATCGAGGGTGGCTCGCCCGCGACCGCCCGGCGGCGCGGCGTCGTCGGCTACGTGCCGCAGAGCGAGGACGTCGACTGGGCGTTCCCCGTCTCCGTCCGCGACGTCGTGATGATGGGCAGGTTCGGGCGCCAGGGCATCACGCGGCGCCCCCGCCCGGAGGACCGGGCCGCCGTCGCCACAGCGCTCGAGCGGGTCGACCTCGCGGACCTCGCCGACCGGCAGATCGGCCAGCTCTCCGGCGGCCAGCGGAAGCGCGCGTTCGTCGCGCGCGGCATCGCGCAGGGCGCGCGGATCCTCCTCCTCGACGAGCCGTTCGCCGGCGTCGACAAGCGCTCCGAGGCGACGATCGTGCGCCTGCTGCGAGAGCTCGCGGCGGATGGCTGCGCGGTGCTCGTCTCGACCCACGACCTGCATGCGCTTCCGCAGCTGGCCGACGAGGCCGTCCTGCTGCTGCGCCGCCCCCTCTTCCACGGACCGGTCGACGTCGCGCTGCGCCCGGAGAACCTCGCGAAGGCGTTCGGACTGGAAGGCGTCGCATGA
- a CDS encoding metal ABC transporter substrate-binding protein — protein MPKNRRVAGAALLAVAALLSACAAQPAAEGDGRPVVLTTFTVLADIAQNVAGEHLAVQSITKVGAEIHGYEPTPGDMRRAADAALVLDNGMGLEAWFAQFVDAVDAPHVVVSDGVEPISIEGTDHPNPHAWMSPANARIYVDNIVAAFSDLDPAHADAYAANGAAYRGELQAVADELVAALAPLPENERALVTCEGAFSYLARDADLAEAYIWPVNAEQQARPQQIAAVTEFVDDRDVPAVFCESTVSDKPMQRVVEATGAAFGGTLYVDSLSEADGPVPTYLDLIRHDVDLIVEGLTG, from the coding sequence ATGCCGAAAAATCGTCGGGTCGCCGGTGCCGCGCTCCTCGCGGTCGCCGCGCTGCTGTCCGCCTGCGCGGCGCAGCCCGCGGCGGAGGGCGACGGCCGCCCGGTGGTGCTCACGACGTTCACGGTGCTCGCCGACATCGCGCAGAACGTCGCGGGGGAGCACCTCGCCGTCCAGTCGATCACGAAGGTCGGCGCCGAGATCCACGGCTACGAGCCGACCCCCGGCGACATGCGCCGCGCCGCGGACGCCGCGCTCGTCCTCGACAACGGCATGGGGCTCGAGGCCTGGTTCGCGCAGTTCGTCGATGCGGTCGACGCCCCGCACGTCGTCGTGTCGGACGGGGTGGAGCCGATCTCGATCGAGGGCACCGACCATCCGAACCCCCACGCGTGGATGAGTCCGGCGAACGCGCGGATCTACGTCGACAACATCGTCGCCGCCTTCAGCGACCTCGACCCCGCGCACGCCGACGCGTACGCGGCCAACGGCGCGGCGTACCGCGGCGAGCTGCAGGCCGTGGCGGACGAGCTCGTCGCCGCCCTCGCGCCGCTGCCGGAGAACGAGCGCGCGCTCGTCACGTGCGAGGGCGCCTTCTCGTACCTCGCCCGCGACGCCGACCTCGCCGAGGCGTACATCTGGCCGGTGAACGCCGAGCAGCAGGCGCGGCCGCAGCAGATCGCCGCCGTCACCGAGTTCGTCGACGACCGCGACGTGCCGGCCGTGTTCTGCGAGTCGACGGTCTCGGACAAGCCCATGCAGCGCGTGGTCGAGGCGACGGGCGCCGCGTTCGGCGGCACCCTCTACGTCGACTCCCTGTCCGAGGCCGACGGCCCGGTGCCGACGTATCTCGATCTCATCCGACACGACGTCGACCTCATCGTGGAAGGGCTCACGGGATGA
- a CDS encoding APC family permease: MTRPSLAAQLLRRRTIGMLVAEAGTSSEGPGTLGRHLSMIQLAMISVGATLGTGILALLAEQIPHAGPGIWMSVLLAAIPALLSALSYAEMAGAVPVSGSSYSYAYVTLGEGVAWVVGWCLVLEYGVSVAAVAAGAGQYVDETLAIFDLSLPTAIASDPSAEGGVFNLSAFLLVILAMVLLLRGVREAAWINTVLVLLKIVVLLFFAAVAFTAFRIDHFSGMFDTFFPGVTGAAAVLFFSYIGFDAASTAGEEARNPTRDLPRAILLGMGLVTVIYVVVAVAAIGAREASWFRENGLVTVLAEVTGQPWFGVVFSLGALIAFASIVLTVLYGQTRILLTMSRDGLVPRVLGRISPRTQTPVVGTLIVGIVIAVAAGVVPLGELANATSIGTFAAFTVVNIAVIVLRYRRPELPRTYRVPLFPVIPVLGALTCLALMSQLSASTWIAFACWMVVGAVIYLGYGRRHSRVGALAEAKYRAALVEA, from the coding sequence ATGACCCGCCCCTCTCTGGCGGCGCAGCTCCTGCGCCGTCGCACGATCGGCATGCTCGTCGCCGAAGCCGGCACCTCGAGCGAGGGCCCGGGCACGCTGGGCCGCCACCTCTCGATGATCCAGCTCGCGATGATCTCCGTCGGGGCGACGCTCGGCACCGGCATCCTCGCGCTGCTTGCGGAGCAGATCCCGCATGCCGGTCCCGGCATCTGGATGAGCGTGCTCCTCGCGGCCATCCCGGCGCTGCTGTCCGCGCTGTCGTACGCGGAGATGGCGGGCGCCGTGCCCGTCTCCGGATCGAGCTACTCATACGCCTACGTCACCCTCGGTGAGGGCGTCGCATGGGTCGTCGGCTGGTGTCTCGTGCTGGAGTACGGCGTCTCGGTGGCCGCGGTCGCGGCGGGCGCCGGGCAGTACGTGGACGAGACGCTCGCGATCTTCGACCTGTCGCTCCCCACCGCCATCGCCTCGGACCCCTCGGCGGAGGGCGGCGTGTTCAACCTCAGCGCATTCCTCCTCGTGATCCTCGCGATGGTGCTGCTGCTGCGAGGCGTACGCGAAGCGGCATGGATCAACACCGTGCTCGTCCTCCTCAAGATCGTCGTGCTGCTGTTCTTCGCCGCCGTCGCATTCACGGCGTTCCGGATCGATCACTTCTCCGGCATGTTCGACACGTTCTTCCCCGGTGTCACGGGCGCCGCCGCCGTGCTGTTCTTCTCGTACATCGGCTTCGATGCCGCGTCCACCGCGGGAGAGGAAGCACGCAACCCGACCCGCGATCTGCCTCGGGCCATCCTGCTCGGCATGGGTCTCGTCACGGTGATCTACGTGGTGGTCGCCGTCGCGGCGATCGGCGCGCGCGAGGCGTCGTGGTTCCGCGAGAACGGCCTCGTCACCGTGCTCGCCGAGGTCACCGGGCAGCCCTGGTTCGGCGTGGTCTTCTCGCTCGGCGCGCTCATCGCCTTCGCGAGCATCGTGCTCACCGTGCTCTACGGACAGACGCGGATCCTCCTCACGATGTCGCGCGACGGCCTCGTGCCGCGCGTGCTCGGCCGGATCTCGCCGCGCACTCAGACGCCGGTCGTCGGCACCCTCATCGTCGGGATCGTCATCGCCGTCGCCGCCGGCGTCGTGCCCCTCGGAGAGCTCGCGAACGCCACGAGCATCGGGACCTTCGCCGCGTTCACCGTCGTCAACATCGCCGTGATCGTGCTGCGCTACCGCCGCCCGGAGCTGCCGCGCACGTATCGGGTGCCGCTCTTCCCGGTCATCCCCGTGCTCGGCGCGCTCACCTGCCTCGCGCTCATGTCGCAGCTGTCGGCGAGCACCTGGATCGCCTTCGCCTGCTGGATGGTCGTGGGCGCGGTGATCTACCTCGGCTACGGTCGACGGCACTCCCGCGTCGGCGCGCTCGCCGAGGCCAAGTACCGCGCGGCGCTCGTAGAGGCGTAG
- the rarD gene encoding EamA family transporter RarD, with amino-acid sequence MTGPAPSAPDRERMLGTGYGFGAYLLWGVLPLYFVLLAPTGPWEVVAWRVLLSLVFCALLLTVTRGWGRMAAVLRNRRLALWTAIAGVLIYVNWQTFLIATLTGHVIESSLGYFINPIVTVLLAVLVLHERLRPAQWAAIGIAAVAVAVIVIAYGSVPWISLLLSASFGFYGLVKNRIGGAVDAVSGLAIETAWLTPVAVVQLVVVAMTTGLTYGSVSILHTVMLSLAGVATAIPLLLFAAGARRVSLTTIGLLQFIAPILQFLCGVVVLGEPMPLERWIGFGIVWVALAVLSFDMVQNARRSRQAAPVADPVG; translated from the coding sequence ATGACCGGACCCGCGCCATCCGCCCCCGACCGCGAGCGGATGCTCGGCACCGGATACGGCTTCGGCGCCTATCTGCTCTGGGGCGTGCTACCGCTGTACTTCGTGCTGCTGGCGCCGACCGGTCCGTGGGAGGTCGTCGCGTGGCGGGTGCTGCTGTCGCTCGTGTTCTGCGCTCTGCTGCTGACCGTCACGCGCGGCTGGGGGCGGATGGCCGCGGTGCTGCGGAATCGTCGACTCGCGCTGTGGACGGCGATCGCGGGCGTGCTCATCTACGTGAACTGGCAGACGTTCCTCATCGCGACGCTCACCGGACACGTCATCGAGTCGAGCCTCGGGTACTTCATCAACCCGATCGTGACGGTGCTGCTGGCCGTGCTCGTGCTGCACGAGAGGCTGCGGCCCGCGCAGTGGGCGGCGATCGGGATCGCCGCGGTCGCGGTGGCCGTGATCGTCATCGCGTACGGGTCGGTGCCGTGGATCTCGCTCCTCCTCTCCGCCTCGTTCGGGTTCTACGGCCTCGTGAAGAACCGCATCGGCGGCGCGGTGGACGCCGTCAGCGGCCTCGCGATCGAGACGGCCTGGCTGACGCCGGTCGCGGTCGTGCAGCTCGTGGTCGTCGCGATGACGACGGGGCTCACGTACGGGTCGGTCAGCATCCTGCACACGGTGATGCTGTCGCTCGCGGGCGTGGCCACGGCCATCCCGCTGCTGCTCTTCGCGGCCGGCGCGCGGCGCGTCTCGCTGACGACGATCGGGCTGCTGCAGTTCATCGCGCCGATCCTGCAGTTCCTGTGCGGCGTGGTCGTGCTCGGCGAGCCCATGCCCCTTGAGCGGTGGATCGGGTTCGGCATCGTGTGGGTCGCGCTCGCGGTGCTCTCGTTCGACATGGTGCAGAACGCCCGGCGCTCGCGGCAGGCGGCTCCAGTGGCGGATCCGGTCGGCTGA